One genomic window of Drosophila subpulchrella strain 33 F10 #4 breed RU33 unplaced genomic scaffold, RU_Dsub_v1.1 Primary Assembly Seq40, whole genome shotgun sequence includes the following:
- the LOC119562209 gene encoding monocarboxylate transporter 13 isoform X2, with protein sequence MHKETFINSKNAKKVSHKLNGTSNETRNKTGPVSSILSVKYSYRTVTLLGGASASLGMILSFWASSIEYLYISYGVLVGIGAGLSFPPTVYIVTSYFSKLRGLANGLCISGSALGSIILPPLLRWLLETYGYHGSCLIMGGITLNVFVAALFYEPVEQHMIRVPRIRQVLEDIPEEEDIGIVMKFENVDESAPKNEESDKHLLPYNSPPSPLYLPDDGKQFVRSASAAVVQSYLKSGDEFQSRSRKISTPVRLPQRNQTFTPGQLNSQSSLYAVPEGRSSSNKLTLRNSSKTRLSKRSPSTSSFLYVSTPYHGSTLSFQPKEFSSHLSLRSVGSSGIGGPSGDSTRPDGTQADFESRGKDKQPHRSKFFDLSLLKDPMYLVILISNSTNAISYTNFIILLPSFGEARGFNKSLSAYLLSVVSTTDLIGRIGGSALSDMGYIPKTWYFVGGLSISGLSLALLPFAWTYSSVCFWCALFGLASGIYVGITAVIMADMLGTERLTSSYGISLFVNGLLQLVGPPLCNYWFEAVNDYNPLFHALGLTLLAGASLWSFMPWISRRRAKTVEQLDAEIEEDAVDSY encoded by the exons GTCCAGTTTCGAGCATATTGTCTGTAAAGTACTCTTATCGCACAGTCACCCTTCTTGGTGGAGCATCTGCGTCACTGGGAATGATACTATCCTTCTGGGCATCATCTATTGAGTACTTGTACATCAG CTATGGCGTTTTGGTCGGAATTGGGGCTGGCCTTTCTTTCCCACCCACTGTGTACATTGTGACGTCGTATTTTTCAAAGCTTCGCGGATTAGCTAATGGCCTGTGCATTTCAGGCAGCGCGTTGGGCAGCATTATTCTTCCGCCTCTGCTTCGCTGGCTGCTCGAGACGTACGGTTATCATGGCTCCTGCCTAATCATGGGTGGCATTACTCTGAATGTATTTGTTGCTGCTCTTTTCTATGAGCCTGTTGAACAGCACATGATTCGAGTACCTCGTATACGCCAGGTTTTGGAAGACATTCCTGAAGAGGAAGATATTGGCATTGTGATGAAGTTCGAAAATGTTGACGAGTCTGCCCCAAAAAACGAGGAGTCTGATAAGCATTTGTTACCTTACAACTCCCCTCCGTCACCACTGTATCTACCAGACGATGGGAAACAGTTTGTGCGGAGCGCATCCGCAGCGGTTGTTCAAAGTTACTTAAAGTCTGGAGACGAGTTTCAGTCTCGATCTCGTAAGATCAGTACCCCAGTGAGGTTACCCCAAAGAAATCAAACTTTTACGCCTGGCCAATTGAACTCGCAGTCATCCTTGTACGCAGTGCCCGAGGGTCGCTCGAGCTCCAACAAACTTACTCTGCGGAATTCATCTAAAACGCGGCTGTCCAAACGCTCGCCTTCGACCAGCAGTTTTTTATACGTCAGTACACCATATCATGGAAGCACATTGTCTTTCCAGCCGAAAGAATTCTCCTCTCATTTGTCCCTTCGCTCTGTGGGAAGTAGTGGAATAGGAGGTCCTAGCGGCGACTCGACCAGACCAGATGGAACTCAAGCTGACTTCGAATCACGAGGCAAAGACAAGCAGCCACACCGATCGAAGTTTTTCGATCTAAGCCTTTTAAAAGATCCTATGTACTTGGTCATACTTATTTCAAATTCTACAAATGCCATAAGCTATACAAATTTTATCATTTTGCTGCCCAGTTTTGGGGAAGCTAGGGGGTTTAACAAATCGTTATCTGCGTATCTGCTTTCCGTTGTCTCCACGACAGACCTAATTGGACGTATTGGAGGATCAGCACTTTCAGACATGGGATACATACCTAAGACCTGGTACTTTGTTGGCGGCTTATCCATATCGGGTCTTTCCCTTGCTCTTCTACCTTTTGCATGGACTTACAGCTCGGTATGCTTCTGGTGCGCACTGTTTGGTCTAGCTTCCGGAATCTACGTCGGAATCACTGCCGTGATTATGGCAGACATGCTTGGCACGGAACGATTGACTTCATCCTATGGTATAAGCCTTTTTGTTAATGGCTTGCTGCAGTTGGTTGGGCCGCCGCTATGTAACTACTGGTTCGAGGCGGTTAATGATTATAATCCTCTCTTCCACGCCCTCGGCTTGACGCTCTTAGCTGGGGCCAGCCTTTGGAGTTTTATGCCATGGATTAGTCGACGCAGAGCCAAAACGGTAGAACAACTAGATGCAGAAATCGAAGAAGACGCTGTCGATAGCTACTAA